In a single window of the Candidatus Rokuibacteriota bacterium genome:
- the thiI gene encoding tRNA 4-thiouridine(8) synthase ThiI, with the protein MPAVRARCVIVHYHEISLKRGNRPLFLRHLQQNLSRALADLGAPRVTQLTGRIVLEPAPGVEAAAVAERVGRVFGVANVAVAERAGTSLEALRQAVDRVTEGRAFASFRITARRAFKTLPHTSVELNRELGAHVLARHATRVDLEHPELNVHVEVLPGQAFVYGDRRPGPGGLPVGASGTVVALLSGGIDSPVAAWRLMKRGCRVLFVHFHSLPYLPDDSIRKARELARRLTAFQYFSRLHLVPFGEIQRTVVLAVPAAARVVIYRRLMLRIAEALARRAGAAALVTGESLGQVASQTLQNLSCIDGAASLPVLRPLIGMDKLEITAQAQAIGTFEISIEPDADCCTLFVPKHPGTRVSREEALALEAPLDIAGLVAQGVEGTREETFDFPPGFGPFPSRRGQGAHAAPPPPR; encoded by the coding sequence ATGCCGGCGGTCCGCGCCCGCTGCGTCATCGTCCACTATCACGAGATCAGCCTGAAGCGGGGGAACCGCCCGCTCTTCCTCCGGCACCTGCAGCAGAACCTTTCCCGCGCGCTCGCGGATCTGGGCGCCCCGCGCGTGACCCAGCTCACCGGGCGTATCGTGCTGGAGCCGGCTCCAGGCGTCGAGGCCGCGGCGGTGGCGGAGCGAGTGGGGAGGGTCTTCGGCGTGGCCAACGTCGCTGTGGCTGAACGGGCGGGAACGTCCCTCGAGGCGCTCAGGCAGGCGGTGGACCGGGTGACCGAGGGGCGCGCCTTCGCCTCCTTCCGCATCACGGCCCGCCGCGCGTTCAAGACGCTGCCCCACACCTCGGTGGAGCTCAACCGCGAGCTGGGGGCGCATGTGCTGGCGCGGCACGCGACGCGGGTGGACCTGGAGCACCCGGAGCTGAACGTGCACGTCGAGGTGCTCCCGGGGCAGGCCTTCGTCTACGGCGACCGCCGGCCGGGCCCGGGCGGGCTGCCGGTGGGAGCGAGCGGGACGGTGGTGGCGCTCCTCTCGGGCGGTATCGACTCGCCGGTGGCGGCGTGGCGCCTCATGAAGCGCGGCTGCCGCGTGCTCTTCGTCCACTTCCACAGCCTGCCGTATCTCCCGGACGACTCCATCCGGAAGGCGCGCGAGCTGGCGCGGCGGCTGACGGCGTTTCAGTACTTCTCCCGGCTCCACCTCGTGCCCTTCGGAGAGATCCAGCGCACCGTGGTGCTGGCCGTGCCGGCCGCCGCCCGCGTGGTGATCTACCGCCGGCTCATGCTTCGCATCGCCGAGGCCCTCGCCCGCCGCGCGGGAGCGGCGGCGCTCGTGACCGGCGAGAGCCTCGGGCAGGTGGCCTCGCAGACGCTCCAGAACCTGTCGTGCATCGACGGGGCGGCGAGCCTTCCCGTGCTGCGGCCGCTCATCGGCATGGACAAGCTCGAGATCACGGCGCAGGCGCAGGCCATCGGCACCTTCGAGATCTCCATCGAGCCCGACGCGGACTGCTGCACGCTCTTCGTCCCCAAGCACCCAGGCACGCGCGTCAGCCGCGAGGAGGCCCTGGCCCTGGAGGCGCCGCTCGACATCGCGGGGCTGGTGGCCCAGGGTGTCGAGGGCACCCGCGAGGAAACCTTCGACTTCCCCCCCGGCTTCGGCCCCTTCCCCTCGCGGCGGGGCCAGGGCGCCCACGCCGCACCCCCACCGCCCCGATGA
- a CDS encoding threonylcarbamoyl-AMP synthase has translation MTRLLVVAPRSPEPAVLDEAAAVLKSGGLVAFPTESFYGLGADALNAAAVARVFCAKGRAESKPLLVLVDSAERVEALCVEIPEGARRLMARHWPGPLTLVLRAAPAVPAALTAGTGTLGVRVPGHPVALGLVRAAALPVTAPSANPSGGEPATTARAVRAHFPGQLDLIVDGGPTAGGTGSTIADCTVWPPRLLRPGPVVI, from the coding sequence GTGACCCGGCTCCTCGTGGTGGCCCCACGATCTCCCGAGCCGGCCGTGCTCGACGAGGCGGCGGCCGTGCTCAAGTCCGGCGGCCTCGTGGCCTTTCCCACCGAGAGCTTCTATGGTCTCGGCGCCGACGCCCTCAACGCGGCGGCGGTGGCGCGGGTCTTCTGTGCCAAGGGCCGCGCCGAGTCCAAGCCCCTGCTCGTGCTGGTGGACTCGGCCGAGCGAGTGGAGGCGCTCTGCGTCGAGATCCCGGAGGGCGCGCGCAGGCTCATGGCGCGCCACTGGCCCGGCCCGCTCACACTCGTGCTGCGCGCGGCACCCGCGGTGCCCGCCGCGCTCACCGCCGGGACGGGAACCCTGGGCGTGAGAGTGCCAGGCCATCCGGTGGCGCTGGGCCTCGTTCGCGCCGCGGCACTCCCTGTCACGGCGCCCAGCGCCAACCCCAGCGGCGGCGAGCCGGCCACCACGGCCCGGGCCGTGCGCGCACACTTTCCCGGGCAGCTCGACCTGATCGTCGACGGCGGGCCAACCGCCGGCGGGACCGGGTCCACGATCGCCGACTGCACCGTGTGGCCGCCCCGGCTGCTGCGCCCCGGGCCGGTGGTCATCTGA
- a CDS encoding molybdenum cofactor guanylyltransferase, with product MRVTGVIQAGGKSTRMGGQPKALLPLGGRPIIERALGVVRAVTGEVLIVTNTPEVYAHLGLPMVPDVFPDHGSLGGIYSGLAAAPGDAAFTVACDMPFLSEEVARLVTSRAGEADVVIPQIGGQWETLHACYAKACLAPMERRLRAGRLKIVGFFDEVRVLAVTEPEIARLGDPSTIFLNVNTPEDLARARALAGSAEAR from the coding sequence ATGCGTGTCACGGGCGTGATCCAGGCGGGCGGCAAGAGCACGCGCATGGGCGGGCAGCCCAAGGCGCTGCTCCCGCTGGGCGGGCGCCCCATCATCGAGCGCGCGCTGGGCGTGGTGCGGGCCGTGACCGGGGAGGTGCTGATCGTCACCAACACGCCCGAGGTGTACGCCCACCTGGGCCTGCCCATGGTGCCCGACGTCTTTCCCGACCACGGCTCCCTCGGCGGCATCTACTCTGGGCTCGCGGCCGCGCCCGGGGATGCCGCCTTCACCGTCGCCTGCGACATGCCCTTCCTCTCGGAAGAGGTGGCACGCCTCGTCACGTCGCGCGCCGGCGAGGCGGACGTGGTCATCCCGCAGATCGGCGGGCAGTGGGAGACGCTCCATGCCTGCTACGCCAAGGCTTGCCTCGCGCCGATGGAGCGCCGGCTCCGCGCCGGCCGGCTGAAGATCGTCGGCTTCTTCGACGAGGTGCGGGTACTGGCGGTCACCGAGCCGGAGATCGCGCGCCTGGGTGACCCCAGCACCATCTTCCTGAATGTCAACACGCCGGAGGACCTGGCCCGCGCGCGGGCCCTGGCCGGCTCCGCCGAGGCGCGATAG